The Mus caroli chromosome 1, CAROLI_EIJ_v1.1, whole genome shotgun sequence genome has a window encoding:
- the LOC110302618 gene encoding olfactory receptor 6P1 — protein sequence MRNLSRCHVEEFVLVGFPTSRPFQALLFVFFFAIYLLTLLENVLIVSTIWLTPSLHRPMYFFLGHLSFLELWYINVTIPRLLGAFLTQDSRVSYGGCMTQLYFFIALACTECVLLAVMAYDRYLAICEPLRYPSLMPPRLATRLAAASWGSGFFSSMMKLLFISRLSYCGPNIINHFFCDISPLLNLTCSDKEQAELVDFLLALVMILLPLVAVVSSYAAIIVAILRIPTAQGRHKAFSTCTSHLAVVVIYYSSTLFTYARPRAMYTFNYNKIISVLYTVIVPFLNPAIYCLRNKEVKDAFRKTVLGRCHHPREGPD from the coding sequence ATGAGAAATCTGAGCAGATGCCACGTGGAGGAGTTTGTCTTGGTGGGGTTTCCTACCTCTCGACCCTTCCAGGCactcctctttgttttcttttttgcaatTTATCTGTTGACGTTACTGGAAAATGTACTCATTGTTTCGACAATCTGGCTCACCCCAAGCCTCCATCgccccatgtactttttcctcggccatctctccttcctggaACTATGGTACATCAATGTTACTATTCCCAGACTCTTGGGAGCCTTTCTTACCCAGGACAGTAGAGTCTCTTATGGAGGCTGCATGACCCAGCTCTACTTCTTTATTGCCTTAGCCTGCACTGAGTGTGTCCTGTTGGCAGTTATGGCCTATGATCGCTACCTGGCTATCTGTGAACCCCTTCGTTACCCTAGTCTCATGCCTCCCAGACTGGCCACTCGCCTTGCAGCCGCCTCTTGGGGTAGCGGGTTCTTCAGTTCCATGATGAAGCTGCTTTTCATTTCCAGGTTATCCTACTGTGGGCCCAATATCATCaaccactttttctgtgataTTTCTCCACTGCTCAACCTCACTTGTTCAGACAAGGAACAGGCCGAGTTAGTAGACTTCCTGCTGGCGCTGGTCATGATTCTGTTGCCTCTAGTGGCTGTGGTTTCCTCATATGCCGCCATCATTGTAGCCATCCTGAGGATCCCTACAGCCCAGGGACGCCACaaagccttctccacctgcaccTCCCACCTGGCAGTGGTGGTCATCTACTACTCGTCCACTCTCTTCACCTATGCACGACCCCGAGCCATGTACACCTTCAACTACAACAAGATCATCTCTGTGCTCTACACTGTCATTGTCCCATTCCTCAATCCAGCCATCTACTGCTTGAGAAACAAGGAGGTGAAGGATGCCTTCAGAAAGACCGTGCTGGGAAGATGCCACCATCCTAGGGAAGGTCCAGATTGA